Proteins from a genomic interval of Desulfovibrio sp.:
- a CDS encoding class I SAM-dependent methyltransferase has product MFHDLAPAMVERMRVLEARDAADRTDGTPHAQRLRQIPPDTGKFLAIMAGSAPDGEWVEVGSGAGYSAMWISLACRARGRKLTTFELSEEKAAMARETLRLAGIESLVELKKADALAELKKRNTIAFAFLDAERSILEACYELILERMVPGSILCADNVISHKHQIEDFLAKIPHDTRMDSVIVPIGSGVLVCRKPS; this is encoded by the coding sequence ATGTTTCATGATCTTGCCCCGGCAATGGTTGAGCGGATGCGCGTGCTCGAGGCCCGGGACGCGGCGGACCGCACCGACGGCACCCCCCATGCGCAGCGTCTGCGCCAGATCCCGCCGGACACCGGAAAGTTCCTGGCCATAATGGCCGGGTCGGCACCAGACGGCGAGTGGGTGGAGGTGGGCTCCGGAGCCGGGTATTCGGCCATGTGGATTTCGCTTGCCTGTAGAGCCAGAGGGCGAAAGCTGACCACATTCGAGCTTTCGGAGGAAAAAGCGGCCATGGCCCGCGAAACCTTGCGTCTGGCCGGGATTGAATCCCTGGTGGAGCTCAAGAAGGCGGACGCTCTGGCCGAACTGAAAAAGCGCAATACGATCGCCTTCGCCTTTCTGGACGCGGAGCGTTCCATCCTGGAGGCCTGCTACGAGCTCATCCTGGAACGCATGGTCCCCGGCAGCATCCTCTGCGCGGACAATGTCATAAGCCACAAGCACCAGATCGAGGATTTTTTGGCCAAGATCCCCCACGACACCCGCATGGACAGCGTTATCGTGCCCATAGGGTCGGGGGTGCTGGTCTGCCGCAAGCCTAGCTGA